A window of the Gossypium hirsutum isolate 1008001.06 chromosome A05, Gossypium_hirsutum_v2.1, whole genome shotgun sequence genome harbors these coding sequences:
- the LOC107957628 gene encoding protein LATERAL ORGAN BOUNDARIES produces MASSSSYNSPCAACKLLRRKCMPGCIFAPYFPPEEPQKFVNVHKIFGASNVTKLLNELLPHQREDAVNSLAYEAEARVRDPVYGCVGAITFLQRQVQRLQKELDAANADLIRYACNDIPTGLPQVTGTSSVQPPLTPRNRLAEFNRRVGNEGGGFYQLPGALPYSFPWNDASSGDMNDGGGEGGM; encoded by the coding sequence ATGGCTTCCTCCAGCTCTTACAATTCACCCTGTGCTGCTTGCAAACTGTTGAGGAGGAAATGCATGCCGGGTTGCATCTTTGCACCTTACTTCCCACCTGAGGAACCCCAAAAATTTGTGAATGTTCACAAGATCTTTGGAGCAAGCAATGTGACTAAGCTCCTGAACGAGCTCCTTCCTCACCAAAGAGAGGATGCAGTGAATTCCCTTGCCTATGAAGCTGAGGCAAGAGTAAGAGATCCTGTCTATGGGTGCGTTGGTGCCATCACTTTCCTGCAGAGACAAGTTCAAAGGCTCCAGAAAGAACTGGATGCAGCTAATGCTGATTTGATCCGCTATGCCTGCAACGACATTCCCACAGGCTTGCCTCAAGTGACGGGGACGAGTTCGGTTCAACCTCCTCTAACTCCCCGTAACAGGCTAGCTGAGTTTAATAGAAGGGTTGGTAATGAAGGAGGAGGATTCTATCAACTCCCTGGTGCCCTTCCTTATTCTTTCCCTTGGAATGATGCCTCTTCAGGTGATATGAACGATGGAGGTGGAGAAGGCGGTATGTGA